The DNA region atatgtaaagtaaaacaaataataaataattaatattagaaaagaaaactTGGAAACTAAATAAAAGATGACATTAATGTTACCTTAAATTAGTAATGATAtatgtaatttaaaaaaaatggtcGAAATGTGTGTATATCCATATTTTGTACTTAGACCCGTGATTTTTTTACAGGTATTTACTCATATTCAATTTCATACTCATTTAGCGGGTTCTTATCCTACCCATAGTAAGTATTATTTGTGGGTGAAACCCATTGCCATCTCTACTTTTGGATGACACACAAAATGGTCGtcctcgaatgatagctcaagtagtaagagttagggacataagggttgggtgagatgaagggtgaagggtcacgGGTTAGAACCCGGAGGATGGACTaagttactaacatttctaacaactaacattttcctacaaaaaaaaacaaaatggtCAAAATCGCTCACGACAATAAAATCTAGAACCAAGAGAGTTCAATCGAATATTGAGGTCTTACTTCACACCATAACGTTAAATTAGGGACTACATGTACAAATACGAGTCATTTTATTTTCAACTCACAGTTACTATAATCAATTTTAGCAACCAAATTTATCTAACATGAATTATAAGTTTATAACAAACTAGTACAAATATACgcttaaacaaaaaaattcataacatgTTTTTGTTTATAAATATTGATAAATCATAATGAACTAAATAATTTTCTTCGCTTCACCAAATTTTCTGTCAAACTTCACCAGGTTAATTTATTAGCACTTTCATTTAAATTTTCACCACATATTGATGGAATGACCTCGGGAGAGGgagagacaaagaaaaagaagcctcgggagagggagagggagagggagagacaATATCAAGTGATGGCTAATGAGAGGTGTGCTAGGGTTTTTGAGAATTACGGTCGATCTCTCTCCTTGCTTTAAAGATTACATTGTTTCTAAGGTtccatatataaaaaaaaatgaagaaaaataacaCCGGATTTGGGTTAACCACTGAAATTGACgaagaaaatataatatttttttttatttactgatTTGTACACCATGACACGGGTCGCCTGTGTGGACCGTCAACCTCACCTTGGGCCAAGATCCACATTGTTTAGAGAAAACATCTCTCTATCCAAGCCATCCTGTATGTTCACGGATTACCAGAGTGGTAAAATTGTGTTTAGTTCTGGCTCACACAGCCTAAGAGAAATCTTAGTTATgctgatattttttttaatggactttttttttataagcaatgaaatatatatattgtaatGAAAGTATAAGagttacttcaacccaatacaaagtagaaataaaaagaaaaaagataaataCAATAACAAAAGAGCCATATTGATGCTCAAAGAGAACCCACCCCCACCTTGGAAGCAAGATCAAAGAGAGAGGCCTCATtcaaaccttactaggaaaaacccattggaaaaacctagtaaggaaaaagagtacccctCGCTAGGATCAAAGGGAACTTCCAAAGGACTAAAATACAAAGGCAAGCATATGATAGGAAAATTACCTGATTTTCATATGATAGGGAAAAAACAGTATTCAGCATGTTCTCACTTTAACCTATAACACATTTTTACGcctcaaattaaaataaaaactataacacattttaatgtaatttatttttttttacaaaaaacaAAGTGAGACGTATacaattttcttcatttttttgtaaTAACTTTTCCCCATTTATATGCTTTATAGCCATGACATATTTTTCTTCATGTGATTTATTAATATTCAATGACCCAACTAGTTTTCCTGTGATTAAAAAACACAAAGAATTGGTGCACAACATTCTAAATTTGTTTTCGGCTCTGATTTGAGTCCATCAGAAGTAGGAAACAATATATCATCACCCATTGCATAACAGCCCATACCGTAtacaaatatgaaaaaaaacaaatgtatgttgacaaaaataaaacattcttttaaaaaaaaaacacgccAATGGTATGACATACAAAcataagtttcaaaaaaaaaaaagacagacAAACAAACATagaattttcttttttgttactTGCATActaaattataatattatgTATTGTGTAATGAGTATATGTTGTACTATCATACTAAATTGTTATTTAGTTATATACTAAGGAGTAAGACCTATCATACTAAGGTCTAAggagtattatttttttattttatttttcacggCCGACAAACAAACATACCTGCAATCTTTTTATTCGAAATCAACTAAATTGTTTCATCATTTATTATTGTAATTCAATTTAATGTGTGATATTGAAAAAAACAATTGAATGTTAGTGTAAAAAATTTTACACTGCAAATACATTAATTCCTATTTCCTTTTTGGTgatttcttatttaatttattttttatacattaaaatagtattttgagttttttttggaTAGGCAAAATAGTATTTTGAGTGAATGTCCATCTAAAAAAGTTTGCATTCTCCATTCATAGTTATTAAACTTATATTATAACAATATAACGTACATTTTTTATACATTAAAATAGTATTTTGAGTGAATGTCCATTTAAAAAAGTTTGCATTCTCCGTTCGTAGTTATTAAACTTATATTATAACGTTATAACCAACATACTTAGCATATGGACgagttgttttaacttttaagtaaCATTATTGTAATAAGACACTTTGCTATAAGAATGCAAACATGCACTTAGTGTACGGATATAGGAATTAAGAGGCCACTTTCAAGAGGCAGCTAGATCCTAAAACTTTCCAAAGGAAAAGCGTTTTCCTTTAATTTGTAGAATCCCGAGTTGAGTGATGTACATAACTGTTGGTTTTATGCCAACAGGTTGGGGCttcaaaaatatattataataccAATTGAATTATTTAACAACAGACAAGATCAATGAGTTTGTGGCAACTTGTAGATACGACGTTGATGGAATTAACGAACAAACTGTATTGAAGGGAAAGTGCTTTTGTCTATGTTATGGTTCATTGCATTTTGATCTCTTAAAAGAGAATATTAATGTCGATCTTGGCCTTATCCCTTGACCCTTAAGACATGAAGAATCCCACAAAGATGATAAACTAAACCACTTTTTTGTGCTTTGAGTTATATTGATGCCTTCATAATCATGTCACTCTATGGAACTGAGATTTACTGTGGAAAAGCATTTTTTAAAGCTCAAAAGTTGCCTTAGTGGTGAAGCTAGTTACTACTTAGCAATACTAAATAATCATCACCTTCTTGTTTTACATTATTTTATTTGTCATCTAGGGATTGGAATGATTAATTCCTTATCATGGATATGATATGGAAAATTTTCCGATGTGAGAACACCATCTCTGTAAAATTGTTCATTTGAACTtgatttctatatatatatatatatatatattgctttGTGTTGTGTATTCTGTTTTCTGGGTTTCTGATGCGATGTTTTGGAATTTCGAATTTCTAATCAGGAAAAATTTGTTCTGAGATAAGAAGAATAAAGTAATAAACAATAGGACCCTAAACAATAACATAAACTTGCACGTTTACTTATAGTTTATTTCTTCCtccattttctgtttttttcccCTTTTACTTGGATGGAATTAAACTTGCAATCAGTGAAACTATCATTTATATAACTGACATGTGCTGATCCTTGCAATTCATGAACAattctgtgtgtgtttgtgtttaTGTTCAAATTGGTAAAAAATACATTCATTTAATAACACAAgagatatagataaataaaaaacacgGAACTAGCTAAACAACCGTTACTTCCTAGAACAACCATTGCTTAATTTCAAACAACAAGCAAGCAACAAGCAAGCAACAAGCAACTCCACGTTAGTGTGCTCCAATTGAGAGAAAAAATAGGCAAATATTGCTTGGCCTTAAGATGTAAGAACTTAATTGCGCCTCTTGAGTATCTCACATTTGAAATTTTACATTGGCAAAATTCCATATTTTTTCTTTGTCAGCAAATCCGTACCTATTTTGGGGGTTATGAACCGAGTTCCATCTGGTCTGAACTTTTGGGCTTTCAACTTGTTTCTTGTAGAGAGGAATAAACAGTTCATTTTTGTAATGGGCTACACCTTGTGGCAATGGAGGCCCTTGTAATGATTTCTTATTTTTTCACAACAGTGCAGttttgacattttttttatcCAATTAGGCCAGGGGAGGCCCAATGAAGTGAATGACACTCATGGACAATGACTTCAGTAGCAGACTTATGTTTTGTATCCCGAAAAAATGTCTTCACATTTTAAATACACTTATATTGTAtaggaacaaaagaaaaatataatatgtgatatgataaaaaaagataaaacgATAAAAGGAGAATGTGAGTGAAAAATTGACATTGATATATAAGATGATGATGAGTATATATGAGTCAAAGCTCATGTATCCCCTCAAATAGTGTTTGCTCCTTAGAAGTTAGAATCAAGAGGCTGAAACTCAAGAGATGCATAGTTAGGTGATGCAAGTTGTAGCATTTGGATTTTGTGGTATATTGCCTTTGATAAAACAAATAAAGAATTTGCTTTTCATAATCTTGTCTTCAACTTATAATTATCCATCTGTATAAGAAAATTATTTcatatagaaaaataatatataagccTAGACCTTTAACAATTCAACACTTCGTGCATTTGTTATAAAATTTGGTTAAAATTTAGTTTAATAAAGTTAAGTTTGATTAAATTCTAGACCTCAATGCAAGTATAACCTAAGTTGAAGTATAAACTGAAAGGGTAATTATGTTGTGGACCATGTTAAAAGTTGGTCTACTTATAAATCATGTTTTTTTAAGAATACAAAATCCAGTTAGAATCCGGGAAACAAAGATCTAAGTTCCAAACAAATGCTCCATTTCCAATTCTTCTAACAAAGGAAAGGCTAAAGCAATCAAAATAAGAAACTAATAAATGACAATCGCTATAAACAAAACCTAAATAAAACACGTCaatataagagcatctccaatgcaaggttcctagttcttattttggagttaagaactaagaactaagaactttaccattggaggtgctgacatggactccttagttcttaaaaataagaactcaattcttatataagatgttttgctttttgagttcttagcttaaaatattaattatttctctctcatccaaattactttattactttatgagttttgttttattactttatggaaaaaaaaaagtataaataatgtggttggagggaccaaatgaatagtagtaagaactaagaactaagaactcatggttggagcaaaattacttgagagttgcttaaacacatgtggcaatacgagcccacatgaatagtgctaagaattaagaaataagaactagcattggagattcTCTTAAGAGTTTAACAAAATATTGTACAAAGTTTGGCAATCCGTCTCAAAGACCACCCACCGGTAACTAAAATCCTTTGCCCTCGCAAGAGCCCAACAAAAGCACGCCACTTCCACTGAGAGAGGTGATGAAACTTGAGCCAATAGACCACAACCCACCGCCAAAGCATATCTCTTCTGGTCACGCGCAACCAATCGTAAGCCCAGCTTCTCCGGACTCGCGCCTAGCTGGGTTAGAGTTAACCGTCACCACATCAGTGGATGGAGGGGATTCATGAATCATATTTTTACTACTAATGTTCAGtacatattatttattatttacaatATAATTATgctaaaattattttctttgatattttatctttaaaccagattttggtcgGTGCATTGTATCCTAAAGTCTAACTGAAACTGAAAAAGTAGCAGAAACAAACAGCCACTTCAACTTTTACTAAGTTTAGCATATACTACCGAGTCAAAAGTATTAGCAGAAGATTGTTCTTTAGCTTAAAATGGCCAAAGGCTTTAGCATTGAACAAACACGGATTTTGTTAGCAATAGCACATAGAGTTATGACAATGTAGACTGAGCAAGATAGAGCATTATGTCCATACCTTAATGAGGAAGGGAATACCAGTACTTCTTTGTCACGTTTGAACACCATCAGTATTGACCAGTTCTCTTCTCTCACTTCAGTCTTCAGTTTTTTCTCTCTGAACTCTGAAGAGTAAAAGCCAGCTAAAGTAGGTTAGAAATACTGAACATACTGGTTCAAAGCAAGGACAGCACAGGTGAAAGATAGCCAAAACaggaaacaaagaaaaaatgtgCCAAATCAGTTATTCAGTCAAGACGAAGTCAAAGCTTTCAAGTGTTTTTAAATCCACAAATATTTTAAAGTTTGTGCTCACTTTGATTGACATCTTGTCTAGAACTCTTTTTTCACTTTCTCTGTGTTGGTTAATCACTTTCTTCTTGTGGTGTTGTTCTGTTCAGTGGCAGAGTAGGCCAATGGGAAGGGCTCCATGTTGTGACAAGTCTAGTGTGAAAAGAGGGCCATGGTCTCCTGAAGAAGATGCCACCCTCAAAAGTTACCTTGAGAAACATGGCACAGGTGGTAATTGGATAGCACTTCCACCAAAAGCAGGTCCCTTTATTCATCACTTCCTCTTATATGAATATGAtctctatttttattattactcTTAGGAAAAGTCTCATTCTGATTTTTGAATAATCCTTTTTAGGCCTGAACCGTTGTGGGAAGAGTTGTCGTCTAAGATGGCTGAACTATCTCAGGCCTCATATCAAGCTTGGAGGTTTCActgaggaggaagatgaaattATCTACAACCTTTATAGCTCCATAGGAAGCAGGCAAGTGCATTCCCTTTCATTCTATATGAGAttattagcatgtttggaatTGCTTCTTTTTACTCTTAATCAATTTTGGCattcagaagctactcacaaaagcttctcagaaaaattgattttggcttcagaatcaattgtagaagaatctCCAAACATGCACTGTGTATATGCAAAAAACATGTGATAAGATTATATGATCAAATTTGACAACTAATTGCAGACTTACTAATACATGATTCCACAATCCAAcaatttgatgattttttttagtaCTTGTGAATTCCTTATTAATTATCACGATGTGAATATGCACTGCTTTTTGCTATCAGGTGGTCTCTTATAGCTGCTCAATTCCCTGGGAGAACAGACAATGATGTGAAAAATCACTGGAACACCAAGCTAAAGAAAAAGTTTTTGGCAGCAAGCTCCAGTACTATTGTCACaggcaacactatcagcaagaCTAGTTGTCCAGATCAGTTCTCTGCTTTTACTTTTCAGCCTCAGGTTGATCAAGCTTTTTTCCTTGATCAAAAAAGGAACTCAGCTTGTTTTGTCCCCAACAATGTTCTGGATTTGGAGCCAGCAGCAATTCCAGTTCCTTTAACAATGCCTCTGGAGACAGAAGCTTCTTCTTACACTGAGAGCAGCCTAGGTAGCAATTGTAACACACCACCCTTTAAGGAAGTTTCAGTTTTTTCAAGTGCACCTTCCTTGGCAGAGCAGAACAGTCATGTTCAGTGGTATGAAAATGGCCATGAAGGTGAAGATGATGGAGTTTTTCTTGAGTTTGTGCTTGAGGATCTACTGAATCATGGATTTGCTTCACTAGACAAAAGCAGccaagttgctccatcatctggTAACCAAGATTGCAGCTACTCATCAAAATCTTGAGAAAAAAAAGGCTACAGAGAAGCAAAGGAAAATTAGGGTGGATTTATCAAATTATTAATAGTACTAGTGATTAAATGCCTCTAACTAGTGTTTGAATTTGTGATTTAAGTAGTTTGTTATATGTGGTATTGTGTTAGCTTCTGAGTTACTTTCAAACTTATTGTTCTTATTATTATTCAAGGTATATACATCTTAGTCAAAAGTTCTATTGTCCTTTTACAAATTAGACTATccacaatggtttcaacattcaacaccattttttctcttcccaacactccacatcaccttctctctccagttcaacacttcattcaacttttacccactccaatggtttttcattcaacaccctaccccctaccccaccacttttatttcatattttgatttaattttatatttttcgttttatgatttcataaaattaaaatttacgataaaaattaaattaaataaactattatcgatttaatttaacttaattttttttatttaaattaaattaaattaacgtaatatttttttaacgtaaattaaattaaaaacttaacaatttaatattttttaaataaaatatacacaataatttattttattttattaacttcaaatggaagaaaagaaactaagcacacaataatacattttatttgcttaacttaaaatgcaagacaacaaactaaacacacaacacacaaataacgtaattagtacgatacaaagcatatttaatcatcatacattccaaactttgcccagatgtgcttcactagatctgcttgtaGTTGGTGATGGACATTTGGATCACGGAACTCGAATCTAGCACGCACGTGATCCGtaaaagcgggtaacacctcggtcgagtatggttgcggtgtactagattcacttccctcagcttgctcaaaatcggtccagcgTTGAGCATatgtatctcgttcatcctcaacaatcatattatgtaatatgatgcatgacctcatgatgatacccaaatcagttATGTCCCAgaagcgagctggttcacggatgattttaaaacgagcttgaagcactccaaatgcacgttcgatgtccttccgacatccctcctgatgttttgcaaagcacttatcgggttcagtttgaggaagtctaatagaCTTGAcaaaagttggataagaagggtagataccatcagctagatagtatgccatattatagggacgttggtTCACGATGAAATTCACACGTGGAGCGTTTCCCTGttccaattcatcaaacactggtgaccggtctagaacgtttatatcgttcaaggttcccggacatccaaaaaaggcatgccagatccaaagatcaggagatgcaactgcttcaagaataactgtggtggttcccttatcccctctagcaaattgaccttcccatgctttaggacaatttttccactcccagtgcatgcagtcaatactcccgatcatgcctaggaacccccgcatttcactaacctgtagtattctttgcaggtcctcttgggttggtgctctcatgtactcttgctcatacaatcgtatgattcctttacagaatctacgtacacactccaatgctgtagtctctcctattttgatgtactcgtcgactgcatctgctgccacaccatatgctaacattcgcattgctgtggtgcattttgctaagggcgatataccttctttcttcgctgcatcgactcgctgggtgaagtagctatcactacttgaaaggtccgcaaCAATTCGAAGGAAcacatgtttttgcatccggtaccggcgacggaatattccatcgtcgtatgtaggctcattggcaaagtagtcgtcaaTTAGCCTTTGGTTTTCCCCTGCATGATCTCTACTGAGATATTTTCTACCACGAGGTGCGCTACCCTCCAATATTAGATTTCTACGCTCCCTAAAGTGGTTGAGTACATAAGTGTCTTCTCTCTTGCTTTTTTCAAGGTAAGCTTCGAGATCAAACTCTGGTGGATCcatttttttgtgaaatttgaagtagatgggaagagatgggaAAAGATGGGaagtagatgggaagagatgggaagtagatgggaagtagatgggaagagatgggaagagatacattgaatggtggatctatgagtccatatatatagataacTTGAATGGTGGACATTGACGGATTCGAAATAATATGAACTATAGTAATTATCGGAtaaggactagattcgaattgagtgatgCATATTCAAACTcggtaacccatacattaaagccactgACAACAccgacaaattattaaagtaaaCAGTACAGGCTTGACaaaacactgacaaattattaaagcaaacactacagactcgacaacactgacaaattattaaagcaaacactacagacttgacaccacatgaaaaataataaagcaaacactacagaaaattaatttccaaagagctcttgggacaaccgcttcaacagctctttcttgTGGTCACTGAGATGCTCCTCTTCACTTAACTTTAGAAATAATTCCATTTTCTTAGCTTCAGTCTCCTCTTTCCTCAATCTATTAGTCTCTTGTTGCATCGCCGCCATCTGCTTCAATTGTTCAACCTCTATCTCCTTGACTTGTTTGTATGCAGTCCAATCTTTCTCCATCGCCTCCAAGGTAGCTGTTGTGCTcttctttttacccttttttttagCTGCATCCCTACCCATTGGGCGGGGAAtcgatcctatagagtttgagccacatgcatcactctcgcgagatctcttagatccactacttcctgAGCCAACACTTCCTCCTGCTTGACTACTGTAACGTGGTTGATCGCGGAGAGCCTCCCATTCTGCCATCAAATTAAATTGACCCTTCTTCCCATCTGCGTATAATTCTTGCGCTTGGGTCAAAATATCattctccgaccaaccgcttcgttgCATACGCTTAGCGCcttcataagcgccaatccatttatttatttgcttgcTCATATAATTATAACGGTTTCGGCATGCATTTCCATCCCGCGGAGGATTGAATGAGCAATGttgattacaatactcagcaatttgaccccaaaatgtttctcctttttggtttctcccgacaacactgtttgttccatatttaagccacccactaattaacacCTTATTTTGATCAGTGTTCCATGCTGGTAAGTGACTTCTCCTGCTCGTAGGAGTTGAATCCTCTTCATTTGGAGTGGCTTCATTACCAGCTGTCATGCCAGTAAGATTCATTTGTGTTGAAAACTCGGGAAATTCAGGTGCACCATCATTAGACGACGGTGTTGGAGATGGATATCTGAACATAGATccatgatggggatgaggacgttggttgagaaattgagttggatcttgaaaattgttgtgattttggtagttggattgatttggatcttgataattgttgtgattttggtagttggaaatttgatttggatgttgataaatgttgggattttggtagttgggaaactgatttggatgttgataattgttggaaatttggttgttgggaaactgatttggatgttgataattgttgggaaactgatttggatgttgataattgttgggaatttggttagaagaattctgggtgttgaaatggtagttgttgggatccatttcaaagcaaaagGGATAgttgaaagataataagatgaataagatgatgaaaaacttggttttttttctgtgtccaaatcaaacgaaccaagtctctatttatagagaaaaaaaatcatgaattttggtaatttttttatatttttttaattttttttttaatgaaataattgagttggaaagattaggataaaagAAAATCGCCCGGACGAATTAAAACGCGACACGCGTCCAACATCAGAACGTCCCTCTCTCCTCTGACGCGTGGCACGCACGCGCCTGTCGGTGCCCAACCgacgcgtgccacgcgtcccaccaCGGTCCGCCTGGGTCCCACAGCCCTGCCATTTCTGCAACAAACGCGTCTTGTTGgcgcgtgtgtggcacgcgcctggcATTCACCAACCAGGCGCTGCCACGTGTCACCGCGTTCAGGTTTAAgctgtgttgaaaattttcaacacctctctcctcctttcaactttcaacaccaCATTTCAACACCATTAATCACCCATTTCAACATTCAACTCCCCCCTTTACACACCATTGCTGATAGTCTTAGAGGATTCTCACTGATAGCTTGCTCTTTATGGAATATAGTTTGTTCTATAATGTTTAGTGTGGGGGCCTCAAAATTCCAACAACGGTCAGCAAACTTTGTTGGCTTCTTAGTGTTCTGGTCATGAAACTAGTGTGTTAGTTCTTAATAACAACTACATGCATgactgtgtgtgtgtgtgtcccTTTCTTCAGAACTTGTGTCTGTTTTCACTCTACAGTGATTTGTTTCAGGCCCTATATTATCACACTAAGTAAAATGTAAGGTGAACAAGAAAGGCTTATTTCTTTCACGCAACCTTAGTTTTTTTCTGTAGAAGTTGGTTTTGCATAATGCATTCACGGCTAAACATTCAAGAATCACTTCTTACACTCTCTTCCCCACAAGTTACAGTTACTTGCTACTTCAAGCATGTTTGGTTTTAGAGTTAACCATTCATAATCATAAGAT from Lotus japonicus ecotype B-129 chromosome 2, LjGifu_v1.2 includes:
- the LOC130739069 gene encoding myb-related protein 308-like, whose protein sequence is MGRAPCCDKSSVKRGPWSPEEDATLKSYLEKHGTGGNWIALPPKAGLNRCGKSCRLRWLNYLRPHIKLGGFTEEEDEIIYNLYSSIGSRWSLIAAQFPGRTDNDVKNHWNTKLKKKFLAASSSTIVTGNTISKTSCPDQFSAFTFQPQVDQAFFLDQKRNSACFVPNNVLDLEPAAIPVPLTMPLETEASSYTESSLGSNCNTPPFKEVSVFSSAPSLAEQNSHVQWYENGHEGEDDGVFLEFVLEDLLNHGFASLDKSSQVAPSSGNQDCSYSSKS
- the LOC130739067 gene encoding protein ALP1-like; the protein is MDPPEFDLEAYLEKSKREDTYVLNHFRERRNLILEGSAPRGRKYLSRDHAGENQRLIDDYFANEPTYDDGIFRRRYRMQKHVFLRIVADLSSSDSYFTQRVDAAKKEGISPLAKCTTAMRMLAYGVAADAVDEYIKIGETTALECVRRFCKGIIRLYEQEYMRAPTQEDLQRILQVSEMRGFLGMIGSIDCMHWEWKNCPKAWEGQFARGDKGTTTVILEAVASPDLWIWHAFFGCPGTLNDINVLDRSPVFDELEQGNAPRVNFIVNQRPYNMAYYLADGIYPSYPTFVKSIRLPQTEPDKCFAKHQEGCRKDIERAFGVLQARFKIIREPARFWDITDLGIIMRSCIILHNMIVEDERDTYAQRWTDFEQAEGSESSTPQPYSTEVLPAFTDHVRARFEFRDPNVHHQLQADLVKHIWAKFGMYDD